CGTTTGATCCGGCCACCGAGATTCCCCCTGCTGGTCTGATCCCCGCGCCCAGTCACCGGATCGTGCCCTACATCTACACCGACGACGACATCGCCGAGCTCCTCACGGCGGCAGGTCGCCTGCCCACCGTGCATCGCGCGGACACCTATCAGACCTTGATCGGGCTCGTCGCCGTCACCGGCATCAGAGAGGGGGAGGCGGTCCGCCTCGATCGCGACGATGTGGACCTCCAGCAGGGGCTGCTGACCATCCGCAACAGCAAGTACGGCAAGTCCCGCCAAATCCCCGTGCACCCGAGCACCGTCGAGGCGCTCGCCGGCTACGCCCACCGCCGCGACGCACGACGATACCGCCACGACGGAAGACAGCATCACCACCCACCAAGCAGCACAAGCTTTTTCACCTCCACAACAGGAACAAGGCTGCTGCGCGACAACGTCAGCACCGTGTTCCCGCGCCTGGTGCGCGAGTCAGGGCTGGCCGGTTCTGGCCATCATCGCCCTCCCCGGTTGCACGACCTGCGACACAGCTTCGCCGTGAACACCTTGATCCGCTGGTACCGGCAAGGCCTGGACGTCGAGCAACGGCTGCCGCTGCTGTCCACCTACCTGGGCCACGTCGCACCGAAATCCACCTACTGGTACATGACGGCGGTCCCCGAGTTGCTCGAACTCATCGCCGACCGGCTCGACGCGATCGAGGTGCAGCCATGAGCACGCTCGCCCCACTGCTGCAGGCGTTCTTCACCGAACACTTGATCGGTCAGCGCGATGCCAGCCCGCATACCGTGGCCTCCTATCGCGACGCGATCTGCCTCCTGTTGCGGTTCGCGCAGCGCCGCACCGGCAAAGCACCACACCAGTTGGACATCGACGACCTCGACGCACCGCTGATCGGCGCGTTCCTGAGCCACCTGCAGACCGAACGCGGCGCCAGCGTCCGCACCCGCAATGCCAGACTCACCGCCGTTCGGTCGCTGTTCCGTTTCGCCGCCTACCGCCACCCCGAATCCGCCGCGGTG
This genomic window from Rhodococcus pseudokoreensis contains:
- a CDS encoding tyrosine-type recombinase/integrase is translated as MTDYRSAAADYLATRRAMGYKLVYQGQMLAQFVAYLDTVGAEHLTINHAVDWAKQPSSAKRTWWAVRLSTVRAFARYLSAFDPATEIPPAGLIPAPSHRIVPYIYTDDDIAELLTAAGRLPTVHRADTYQTLIGLVAVTGIREGEAVRLDRDDVDLQQGLLTIRNSKYGKSRQIPVHPSTVEALAGYAHRRDARRYRHDGRQHHHPPSSTSFFTSTTGTRLLRDNVSTVFPRLVRESGLAGSGHHRPPRLHDLRHSFAVNTLIRWYRQGLDVEQRLPLLSTYLGHVAPKSTYWYMTAVPELLELIADRLDAIEVQP